A section of the Rhodobacter sp. genome encodes:
- a CDS encoding aromatic ring-hydroxylating dioxygenase subunit alpha, with protein sequence MTRPMQETMDMARRAVAHFVNRSTDQAPSTYALDVSAYTDPDRYRREVDRIFREKPLALVLSIEIAAPNSYRATEVCGTPVIVTRDGEGVAHAFLNACRHRGAPVCANGTGQARQFSCPYHAWVYDTKGKLVSMYGGKTFGDVDVTRLGLRELPCVEKAGLVWVCLTPGKTFDIDAWLGDFAYELETLDLANWHLHTQREIEGPGWKVCWDGYLEAYHHNTLHAETVGKYTVGNLMLHDTYGPHQRLVFGRKSLIEIAKKPEGDWGDPSEHIRLIHSVFPNTSISGVVGDHCLVSQVFPGPTPDTTITRQSIMTARVPRTDAEKAATEAFSQMTLKAVRDEDYNMGFQIQKTLASKANEAFVFGRNEPALQHYHTQVARFVAE encoded by the coding sequence ATGACCCGACCGATGCAGGAAACGATGGACATGGCCCGCCGCGCCGTCGCCCATTTCGTCAACCGCTCCACCGATCAGGCGCCGTCCACCTATGCGCTGGATGTCTCGGCCTATACCGACCCCGACCGCTATCGCCGCGAGGTTGACCGGATCTTTCGCGAAAAGCCGCTGGCCCTGGTGCTGTCGATCGAGATCGCCGCGCCCAACAGCTACCGCGCGACCGAGGTCTGCGGCACGCCGGTGATCGTCACCCGCGACGGCGAGGGGGTGGCGCACGCGTTTCTCAATGCCTGCCGCCATCGCGGTGCGCCGGTCTGCGCCAATGGCACCGGGCAGGCCCGGCAATTCTCGTGCCCCTATCATGCCTGGGTCTACGACACCAAGGGCAAGCTGGTCAGCATGTATGGCGGCAAGACCTTTGGCGACGTGGACGTGACCAGGCTGGGCCTGCGCGAGCTGCCCTGTGTCGAGAAGGCGGGGCTGGTCTGGGTCTGCCTGACACCCGGCAAGACCTTTGACATCGACGCCTGGCTGGGCGATTTCGCCTATGAGCTGGAAACGCTCGATCTGGCGAACTGGCATCTGCACACCCAGCGCGAGATCGAGGGCCCCGGATGGAAGGTCTGCTGGGACGGCTACCTGGAGGCCTATCACCACAACACGCTGCACGCCGAGACGGTTGGCAAATACACCGTCGGCAACCTGATGCTGCACGACACCTATGGCCCGCACCAACGCCTGGTCTTTGGCCGCAAGTCCCTGATCGAGATCGCCAAAAAGCCCGAAGGCGACTGGGGCGATCCGTCCGAACACATCCGCCTCATCCATTCGGTGTTTCCCAACACCTCGATCTCGGGCGTGGTGGGCGACCATTGCCTGGTCAGCCAGGTGTTCCCCGGGCCGACCCCCGACACGACGATCACCCGGCAGTCGATCATGACCGCCCGCGTGCCGCGGACCGACGCCGAAAAGGCCGCGACCGAAGCCTTCAGCCAGATGACCCTCAAGGCCGTGCGCGACGAGGATTACAACATGGGCTTCCAGATCCAGAAGACGCTGGCGTCCAAGGCGAACGAGGCCTTTGTCTTTGGCCGCAACGAACCGGCCTTGCAGCACTACCACACGCAGGTCGCGCGCTTCGTCGCCGAATAA
- a CDS encoding restriction endonuclease subunit S: protein MRPNRDRLVPEFFAYLAQSPYGKAYFLKVAHKTTNLACINSTKLKAFPVPVPPTLDEQREIVAILDAIDRKIDLHRRKRAVLDELFKALLHKLMTGEIRVSDLDLSALSSGPAPAPNKTPEVAA from the coding sequence GTGCGGCCTAACCGCGACAGGCTCGTTCCCGAGTTCTTCGCTTATCTCGCTCAGAGCCCCTACGGCAAAGCCTATTTCTTGAAGGTGGCTCACAAGACCACCAACCTGGCGTGCATCAACAGCACCAAGCTGAAGGCCTTCCCTGTTCCCGTGCCTCCGACACTGGATGAACAGCGAGAGATCGTCGCCATCCTCGACGCCATCGACCGAAAAATCGACCTGCACCGCCGCAAGCGCGCCGTGCTCGACGAACTTTTCAAGGCGCTGCTGCACAAGCTGATGACCGGGGAGATCCGGGTGTCCGACCTCGACCTTTCGGCGCTGTCCTCGGGTCCGGCCCCGGCCCCGAACAAGACCCCCGAGGTGGCCGCATGA
- the arsB gene encoding ACR3 family arsenite efflux transporter, with amino-acid sequence MSLFERWLTLWVALGILAGLALGTVFPGLFAALAGVEFASVNLVVAVLIWAMVYPMMIGIDLGSVSAVGRRPRGLIITLVVNWAVKPFTMAALAVLFFHHLFAGWIAPEAARDYTAGLILLGAAPCTAMVFVWSQLTRGDAAYTLVQVSVNDLIMVFAFAPIVAFLLGVTEITVPWATLILSVALYIVSPLIAGMLTRRALIVQGGEGAVAGFIARIKPASVLGLLLTVVLLFGFQAPVLLAQPLVIALIAVPIVLQSYGIFALGYAWAWAWRVPHRIAAPCALIGTSNFFELAVAVAIGLFGLNSGAALATVVGVLVEVPVMLSLVAFANRTRGAFPG; translated from the coding sequence ATGAGTCTGTTCGAACGGTGGCTGACCCTGTGGGTCGCTCTCGGCATTCTGGCGGGGCTTGCGTTGGGCACGGTGTTTCCGGGCCTCTTCGCGGCGCTGGCCGGGGTCGAGTTCGCCTCGGTCAATCTGGTCGTGGCGGTGCTGATCTGGGCGATGGTCTATCCGATGATGATCGGCATCGACCTGGGATCGGTGTCGGCGGTCGGCCGGCGTCCACGCGGGCTGATCATCACGCTGGTGGTGAACTGGGCGGTCAAGCCCTTCACCATGGCGGCGCTGGCGGTGCTGTTCTTCCACCATCTGTTCGCCGGCTGGATCGCGCCCGAGGCGGCACGCGACTATACCGCCGGCCTGATCCTGCTGGGCGCGGCGCCCTGCACGGCCATGGTCTTTGTCTGGTCGCAACTGACGCGCGGCGATGCGGCCTATACACTGGTCCAGGTGTCGGTGAACGATCTCATCATGGTCTTCGCCTTTGCGCCCATCGTGGCCTTCCTGCTGGGCGTGACCGAGATCACGGTGCCCTGGGCGACGCTGATCCTGTCCGTCGCACTCTATATCGTCAGCCCGCTGATCGCCGGGATGCTGACGCGGCGGGCGCTGATCGTGCAAGGGGGGGAGGGCGCGGTCGCCGGTTTCATCGCGCGGATCAAGCCGGCCTCGGTGCTGGGGCTCTTGCTGACGGTGGTGCTGCTGTTCGGCTTTCAGGCGCCCGTCCTTCTGGCGCAGCCCCTGGTCATCGCGCTGATCGCCGTGCCGATCGTGCTGCAATCCTATGGCATCTTCGCACTGGGCTATGCCTGGGCCTGGGCCTGGCGGGTGCCGCACCGGATTGCGGCGCCCTGCGCGCTGATCGGAACGTCGAATTTCTTCGAACTGGCGGTGGCGGTGGCGATCGGGCTGTTCGGGTTGAATTCCGGCGCGGCGCTGGCAACCGTGGTGGGGGTGCTGGTCGAAGTGCCGGTGATGCTGTCGCTGGTCGCCTTTGCCAACCGCACGCGCGGCGCCTTTCCGGGCTGA
- a CDS encoding cytochrome P450 produces the protein MTGTVITNYKEITRVLADRSMRQALYDEGGVVMDDVLLTLHGRAHHARRVLEFSILRKDYFSYYEAQVFPPALAQVLGPLAAGGRMDLVDFGYRVTMNLTADFAGIDRPEKSADETERLLRLVKIFSEGATLVHSTRDKDAVRAEVRAGLEDLRETFLAPSIARRQAALDQGDADLPRDVLTLLLRDREKQGLSDAVILREMAFFLQAGSHSTANSTVHALHEIFLRWPDVAARARLRQDPIYLQRCVHESFRLHPASPVAWRRPEGSCPRSAEGRVELNFAAANRQQDIFGATADDFDPDRAAPEGVPRWGLTFGFGMHMCLGRDLDGGLPAGPDTDPATHQYGIVTQLVRSLLARDVRPDPENPAVQDTRTQRQNFSSYPVLLNPEPAE, from the coding sequence ATGACAGGAACGGTCATCACCAATTACAAGGAAATCACGCGCGTCCTCGCGGATCGCTCGATGCGGCAGGCGCTTTATGACGAGGGCGGTGTCGTCATGGACGACGTGTTGCTGACGCTGCACGGGCGGGCGCATCACGCGCGGCGGGTGCTGGAATTCTCGATCCTGCGAAAGGACTATTTCTCGTATTACGAGGCGCAGGTCTTTCCGCCGGCTCTGGCGCAGGTCCTGGGGCCGCTGGCGGCGGGCGGGCGCATGGACCTGGTGGATTTCGGCTACCGGGTGACGATGAACCTGACCGCCGATTTTGCCGGGATCGACCGGCCCGAGAAATCCGCCGACGAGACCGAGCGCCTGCTCAGGCTGGTCAAGATCTTTTCCGAAGGGGCGACGCTGGTGCATTCGACCCGCGACAAGGACGCGGTCCGCGCCGAGGTCCGCGCGGGGCTGGAAGACCTGCGCGAGACGTTTCTCGCCCCCTCGATCGCGCGGCGTCAGGCGGCGCTCGACCAGGGCGACGCCGATTTGCCGCGCGACGTGCTGACGCTGTTGCTGCGCGACCGCGAAAAGCAAGGGCTCAGCGATGCGGTGATCCTGCGCGAGATGGCCTTTTTCCTTCAGGCCGGGTCGCATTCCACGGCCAATTCGACCGTCCACGCGCTGCACGAGATCTTCCTGCGCTGGCCCGATGTGGCGGCGCGTGCGCGTCTGCGGCAGGACCCGATCTATCTGCAACGCTGCGTGCACGAAAGCTTCCGGCTGCATCCGGCCAGCCCCGTCGCCTGGCGTCGGCCCGAAGGGTCGTGCCCGCGGTCCGCCGAGGGCCGGGTGGAACTGAATTTCGCTGCCGCCAACCGCCAGCAGGACATTTTTGGCGCGACGGCGGATGACTTCGACCCCGATCGCGCCGCGCCCGAGGGGGTGCCGCGCTGGGGGCTGACCTTTGGCTTTGGCATGCACATGTGTCTTGGCCGCGATCTGGACGGCGGCTTGCCGGCGGGCCCCGATACGGACCCCGCCACGCATCAATACGGCATCGTCACGCAACTGGTGCGGTCCCTGCTGGCGCGCGACGTTCGCCCGGACCCCGAAAACCCGGCCGTGCAGGACACCCGCACGCAGCGGCAGAACTTTTCCTCGTATCCCGTCCTTTTGAACCCAGAGCCCGCCGAATGA
- a CDS encoding SDR family oxidoreductase gives MKPMSEMSVLITGGGSGIGAGTARHFARHGARVTICGRREDKLKAVADSIGALCHYEVADITRDADCARLVAAAVAHGGGLDALVNNAGNMLRGPIATLTRAQLTAVFDSNVVSGMILTGLALPHLSARQGAVVFLGSVHTRLAYPGASPYAATKGAVEVLAKVLAAELGPQGVRVNCVIPGAVSTELNIRAGLVTEDEQRVRMKALESSHALGRIGTEDELAEGIAYMACAEWVTGTALVVDGGLSLGMSNL, from the coding sequence ATGAAACCGATGAGCGAAATGTCCGTGCTGATTACCGGGGGCGGATCCGGCATCGGCGCGGGAACGGCGCGCCACTTCGCCCGCCACGGCGCCCGGGTGACGATCTGCGGTCGGCGCGAGGACAAGCTCAAGGCGGTTGCCGACAGCATCGGTGCGCTTTGCCATTACGAGGTCGCCGACATCACCCGGGACGCCGATTGCGCCCGGCTGGTTGCCGCGGCCGTGGCCCATGGCGGCGGGCTGGATGCGCTGGTCAACAACGCCGGCAACATGCTGCGCGGACCCATCGCCACCCTGACCCGGGCGCAACTGACCGCGGTTTTCGACAGCAATGTGGTCTCGGGCATGATCCTGACCGGCCTGGCCCTGCCGCATCTGAGCGCGCGCCAGGGTGCGGTGGTGTTCCTGGGTTCGGTCCATACCCGCCTGGCCTATCCCGGCGCCTCGCCCTATGCGGCGACCAAGGGCGCGGTCGAGGTTCTGGCCAAGGTTCTGGCCGCCGAACTGGGCCCGCAGGGCGTGCGGGTCAATTGCGTGATCCCGGGCGCCGTGTCCACCGAACTGAACATCCGCGCCGGTCTGGTGACCGAGGACGAGCAGCGCGTGCGGATGAAGGCGCTCGAAAGCTCGCACGCGCTGGGCCGGATCGGGACCGAGGACGAACTGGCCGAGGGCATCGCCTACATGGCCTGCGCCGAATGGGTGACGGGCACCGCGCTGGTCGTGGACGGCGGCCTGTCGTTGGGCATGTCCAATCTTTGA
- a CDS encoding nuclear transport factor 2 family protein, whose product MTQSLSLESRVARLEARNAITELSAQYAVACDVRDLDLLGSLFTEDAVLDTPNGSMQASGRAAIVALFERVLAIRGPGFHWTHDPVIRFLSDTEATGTIFCHAETTPNGVQSVAALRYDDAYRRDGDCWRIARRVLNFFYYVPAADYAEALARPDRVVVAQGRIAADYPEKTDTWRAFAGRRTQ is encoded by the coding sequence ATGACCCAAAGCTTGAGCCTGGAATCCCGCGTGGCGCGGCTTGAGGCGCGCAACGCCATCACCGAACTCAGCGCGCAATACGCGGTCGCCTGCGATGTCCGCGACCTGGACCTTCTGGGCAGCCTGTTCACCGAGGACGCGGTGCTGGACACGCCCAACGGCTCGATGCAGGCCAGCGGCCGCGCGGCGATCGTGGCGTTGTTCGAGCGCGTTCTGGCGATCCGCGGCCCGGGGTTCCACTGGACCCATGACCCGGTCATCCGCTTTCTGTCCGATACCGAGGCCACCGGCACCATCTTTTGCCATGCCGAGACCACGCCCAACGGGGTCCAGAGCGTGGCGGCGCTGCGCTACGACGACGCCTATCGCCGTGACGGGGACTGCTGGCGGATCGCGCGGCGGGTGCTGAACTTCTTCTACTACGTTCCGGCGGCGGATTACGCCGAAGCCCTGGCGCGGCCCGACCGCGTGGTGGTGGCCCAGGGGCGCATCGCCGCCGACTACCCCGAGAAGACCGACACCTGGCGGGCCTTTGCGGGCCGCCGCACCCAATAG
- the arsJ gene encoding organoarsenical effux MFS transporter ArsJ — protein MSVAPTLRAYAAVTAAYWAFMLSDGALRMLVLLHFNGLGFSPVLLAWLFVLYEVAGIATNLGAGWLAARFGLATTLHGGLALQIGALLALTQLDPGWSIGASVFYVMAVQGVSGVAKDLAKMSSKSAVKLLAPGEGALFRWVAALTGSKNAVKGLGFFLGAALLASVGFTRAIWAMASVLALILVAVVLFLPAGLPGRMKGADRWSGWRSADPRVNRLSLARMFLFGARDTWFVVGIPVYFEAALSPDGPDASRAAFFLVGGFMALWVIGYGAVQALAPRLLGGAGQPLADSVRHAIRWSGLLVPIPLVLAAAAALAGGTAPWLTGLLVGGLMLFGFVFAVTSSLHSYLILAFGAADRITRDVGFYYMANAAGRLIGTLLSGVSYQLGGLPLCLASAGLMAAASWAAAGRLRADRLPAA, from the coding sequence ATGAGCGTGGCCCCGACCCTGCGCGCCTATGCGGCCGTGACGGCGGCCTATTGGGCGTTCATGCTGTCGGACGGCGCACTGAGGATGCTGGTGCTGCTGCACTTCAACGGCCTGGGCTTTTCGCCGGTGCTACTGGCCTGGCTGTTCGTGCTGTATGAGGTCGCGGGCATCGCCACGAACCTGGGCGCGGGCTGGCTGGCGGCGCGCTTTGGCCTGGCGACGACGCTGCACGGCGGGCTGGCGTTGCAGATCGGCGCGCTGCTGGCGCTGACGCAGCTCGATCCGGGGTGGAGCATCGGGGCGTCGGTTTTCTATGTGATGGCGGTGCAGGGGGTGTCGGGCGTGGCCAAGGACCTGGCCAAGATGTCCTCGAAATCCGCCGTCAAGCTGCTGGCACCGGGCGAGGGCGCGCTGTTTCGCTGGGTAGCCGCCCTGACCGGGTCCAAGAACGCGGTCAAGGGGCTGGGCTTTTTCCTGGGCGCCGCGCTGCTGGCCTCGGTGGGCTTCACCCGGGCGATCTGGGCGATGGCGTCGGTCCTGGCGCTGATCCTGGTCGCCGTTGTCCTGTTCCTGCCCGCCGGTTTGCCCGGCCGCATGAAGGGTGCGGATCGCTGGTCGGGCTGGCGCTCGGCCGATCCCCGGGTCAACCGGCTGAGCCTGGCCCGCATGTTCCTGTTCGGTGCGCGTGACACCTGGTTCGTGGTCGGCATCCCGGTCTATTTCGAGGCCGCCCTGTCCCCGGACGGACCCGACGCGTCGCGGGCGGCGTTTTTCCTGGTCGGCGGGTTCATGGCGCTGTGGGTCATCGGCTACGGGGCCGTCCAGGCGTTGGCGCCGCGTCTCTTGGGGGGGGCGGGGCAGCCGCTGGCGGACTCTGTGCGGCACGCGATCCGGTGGTCGGGCCTGTTGGTGCCGATCCCGCTGGTCCTGGCCGCCGCGGCGGCGCTGGCCGGCGGCACGGCGCCCTGGCTGACGGGGTTGCTGGTGGGCGGGCTGATGCTGTTCGGCTTTGTCTTTGCCGTCACCTCGTCGCTGCATTCCTACCTGATCCTGGCCTTCGGCGCCGCCGATCGCATCACCCGTGACGTCGGCTTCTACTATATGGCGAACGCCGCCGGCCGCCTGATTGGCACGCTGCTGTCCGGCGTCAGCTATCAGCTTGGCGGTCTGCCGCTGTGCCTGGCGAGTGCGGGTCTGATGGCCGCCGCCAGTTGGGCCGCCGCCGGGCGGTTGCGCGCGGATCGCCTGCCGGCCGCCTGA
- a CDS encoding metalloregulator ArsR/SmtB family transcription factor, with protein sequence MEQSDAAQAFATLGHPDRLAVYRLLMRFAPRGARPTEIAAALGFKPNTLSHHLADLTSAGMLRVERRGRSLHYSIALDRAEGLIGYLALDVGRGRPDLMPGLSAPLMPEVRPPSDAPRHVLFLCTANSARSLFAEALLRDLGQGRFVAHSAGTRPGPGPNPMAIEVLRRNEHDVSGLASKSILGFQAPGAPRMDFVFTVCDTAAAEDCPPWPGQPITGHWGLPDPVSAPGTEAERALAFAQTYAALRRRIAAFVALPLDRLDRLAVQSRVDAISKD encoded by the coding sequence ATGGAACAGTCAGACGCCGCCCAAGCCTTTGCCACCCTCGGCCACCCGGATCGCCTGGCGGTCTACCGTCTGCTCATGCGCTTTGCCCCGCGTGGCGCGCGCCCGACCGAGATCGCCGCGGCGCTGGGGTTCAAGCCGAACACATTGTCGCACCATCTGGCGGACCTGACTTCCGCCGGGATGCTGCGGGTCGAACGCCGGGGCCGGTCGCTCCATTATTCCATCGCGCTCGACCGGGCCGAGGGGTTGATCGGCTATCTTGCCCTTGATGTCGGGCGCGGGCGCCCCGACCTGATGCCCGGCCTGTCGGCCCCCCTGATGCCCGAGGTCCGGCCCCCGAGCGATGCCCCCCGCCACGTCCTGTTCCTCTGCACGGCCAATTCGGCGCGCTCGCTCTTTGCCGAGGCGCTCTTGCGCGACCTGGGGCAGGGGCGCTTCGTCGCCCATTCCGCCGGCACCCGGCCCGGCCCCGGCCCCAACCCGATGGCGATCGAGGTTCTCAGGCGCAACGAACACGATGTGTCGGGCCTTGCCTCCAAGTCGATCCTGGGGTTCCAGGCCCCCGGCGCGCCCCGGATGGATTTCGTCTTTACCGTCTGCGACACCGCCGCGGCCGAGGATTGCCCCCCCTGGCCCGGCCAGCCGATCACCGGCCACTGGGGCCTGCCCGACCCGGTCAGCGCCCCGGGCACCGAGGCCGAGCGCGCGCTGGCCTTCGCGCAGACCTATGCCGCCCTTCGCCGCCGGATCGCGGCCTTTGTCGCGTTGCCGCTGGACCGTCTGGACCGGCTGGCGGTGCAAAGCCGCGTCGATGCCATCTCAAAGGACTGA
- a CDS encoding VOC family protein: MSRVFGEIRQSGYVVRDIDAHLRFLSDKAGIGPWFVARNVVLPSCRYRGHDIRMQMHAALANSGDHQVELIQQVSPQPSIYTEWLARFPDHAPLQHVSSWEEDFDGAVARAQARGWVTIQDGRSAYGPFAYLEHPDDPDVVFEITRKGPERRSIFAQVAAAAAHWDGTDPIREGWPRVRP; the protein is encoded by the coding sequence ATGAGCAGGGTATTCGGAGAGATCCGGCAATCGGGCTATGTGGTGCGCGACATCGACGCGCATCTGCGGTTTCTGTCCGACAAGGCCGGCATCGGGCCGTGGTTCGTGGCGCGCAACGTCGTGCTGCCGTCCTGCCGCTATCGCGGCCACGACATCCGGATGCAGATGCACGCCGCCTTGGCCAACAGCGGCGACCATCAGGTCGAACTGATCCAGCAGGTCAGCCCCCAGCCCAGCATCTACACCGAATGGCTGGCGCGGTTTCCGGACCACGCGCCGCTTCAGCATGTGTCCTCGTGGGAGGAGGACTTTGACGGTGCCGTCGCCCGGGCGCAGGCCCGAGGCTGGGTGACGATCCAGGACGGCCGCTCAGCCTATGGCCCCTTCGCCTATCTGGAGCACCCCGACGATCCCGATGTGGTCTTCGAGATCACCCGAAAAGGGCCCGAGCGGCGCTCGATCTTCGCGCAGGTCGCGGCGGCGGCGGCGCATTGGGACGGGACGGATCCGATCCGCGAGGGCTGGCCAAGGGTGCGGCCCTGA
- a CDS encoding ArsJ-associated glyceraldehyde-3-phosphate dehydrogenase — protein MPRIALNGLGRIGKLVLRNLIDTGSGGEIVLLNDPVGDAEQHALLIEFDSVHGRWRTPVAAGDGALVLNGQPIRLTHERRIEDLPLAALGVDLVIDCTGVFKTAARIAPYHAAGVRTVVVSAPVRDGGALNIVYGVNHALYDGTQRLVTAASCTTNCLAPVVKVIHEALGIRHGTITTIHDVTNTQTIVDRPAKDMRRARAALTNLIPTTTGSASAITLIYPELKGRLNGHAVRVPLLNASLTDCVFEVERETSAEAVNALFRAASEGPLKGILGFETRPLVSSDFTNDPRSSIIDGPSTLVVNGTQVKVFAWYDNEWGYACRLADIARMVAAGS, from the coding sequence ATGCCCCGTATTGCCCTGAACGGCCTCGGCCGGATCGGAAAGCTCGTGCTGCGCAACCTGATCGATACCGGGTCCGGGGGCGAGATCGTGTTGCTGAACGACCCGGTCGGGGACGCCGAACAACACGCGCTGCTGATCGAGTTCGACAGCGTGCACGGCCGCTGGCGCACGCCGGTCGCCGCCGGCGACGGGGCGCTGGTGCTGAACGGCCAGCCAATCCGCCTGACCCATGAACGCCGGATCGAGGACCTGCCTCTGGCCGCGCTGGGCGTCGATCTGGTCATCGACTGCACCGGCGTGTTCAAGACCGCCGCCAGAATCGCCCCGTATCACGCGGCCGGGGTGCGAACCGTCGTGGTCAGCGCCCCGGTCAGGGACGGCGGCGCGCTGAACATCGTCTATGGCGTGAACCACGCGCTTTACGACGGCACGCAACGGCTGGTGACGGCGGCGTCCTGCACCACGAACTGCCTGGCGCCCGTGGTCAAGGTGATCCACGAGGCGCTGGGCATCCGCCATGGCACGATCACGACGATCCACGATGTGACCAACACCCAGACGATCGTCGATCGACCGGCCAAGGACATGCGCCGGGCGCGCGCGGCGCTGACCAACCTGATCCCGACGACGACCGGCAGCGCGTCGGCGATCACGCTGATCTACCCCGAACTGAAGGGGCGCCTGAATGGCCACGCGGTCCGGGTGCCGCTGCTCAATGCCTCGTTGACGGATTGCGTGTTCGAGGTCGAGCGCGAGACCAGCGCCGAGGCGGTGAACGCCCTGTTTCGCGCCGCCTCCGAGGGACCGCTGAAAGGCATCCTGGGCTTTGAAACCCGCCCGCTCGTGTCCAGCGATTTCACCAACGATCCGCGCTCGTCGATCATCGACGGCCCCTCGACGCTGGTGGTGAACGGCACCCAGGTCAAGGTCTTTGCCTGGTATGACAACGAATGGGGCTATGCCTGCCGCCTGGCCGACATCGCCCGCATGGTCGCGGCGGGGTCATGA
- a CDS encoding ThuA domain-containing protein — MRAVILSGGIFHDFERSGAALAGILAVQGFMCEVVTHPDELAAALGAAPADLVVVHALRWRMQGHAKYDPFRDDWAYRTQPDLIAALEAHVARGAGLMALHTGCICFDDWPGWLDMLGGGWVWGQSFHAPDPEPVTAMPVPGHPVTRGLMPFTVTDEHYRALRLDPGVTVLAQGHSAGADFPLAWVHGRAVTLTTGHDFASVIEPGQALFIARAARWAAGTTGDTTA, encoded by the coding sequence ATGCGCGCGGTGATCCTCAGCGGCGGCATCTTCCACGATTTCGAGCGGAGCGGCGCGGCGCTGGCCGGGATCCTCGCAGTGCAGGGGTTCATGTGCGAGGTCGTCACCCACCCGGACGAACTGGCCGCTGCGCTGGGGGCGGCGCCGGCCGATCTGGTGGTGGTTCACGCGCTGCGCTGGCGGATGCAGGGCCACGCGAAATACGACCCGTTCCGCGACGACTGGGCCTATCGGACGCAACCCGACCTGATCGCGGCGCTTGAGGCGCATGTCGCCCGGGGCGCCGGGTTGATGGCCCTGCACACCGGTTGCATCTGCTTCGACGACTGGCCCGGCTGGCTGGACATGCTGGGCGGCGGCTGGGTCTGGGGGCAGAGCTTTCACGCGCCCGACCCAGAGCCCGTGACCGCGATGCCGGTGCCCGGCCATCCCGTGACCAGGGGATTGATGCCCTTTACCGTGACGGACGAACACTACCGCGCGCTGCGCCTCGATCCCGGGGTGACGGTGCTGGCCCAGGGCCACAGCGCCGGGGCCGACTTTCCGCTGGCCTGGGTCCATGGGCGGGCGGTGACGCTGACCACGGGCCACGACTTCGCCTCGGTGATCGAGCCGGGGCAGGCCCTTTTCATCGCCCGCGCCGCGCGCTGGGCCGCTGGCACCACGGGGGACACGACTGCATGA
- a CDS encoding SDR family oxidoreductase gives MSRKSVIITGGAAGLGAGIAQTFAAEGYRVGVLDLDPATTAAAAQALPDAVALVADVTDEGAVQAAFDAFGTPDVLVNNAGILSLGALIDQSPAQFRKVLEVHVMGTFTCARIAARALRDAGRGGAIVNMTSINAVTPGPGSGAYPAAKAAIAKLTEHMAVEWGPLGIRVNCVAPGFIDGGMSAPFYADPRVRAVRGGAVPFGGLGLVADIAEAVWYLASDRARYVNGHQLVVDGGVTHSLLRALPRE, from the coding sequence ATGAGCCGGAAATCCGTCATCATCACCGGCGGGGCGGCGGGCCTGGGCGCCGGAATCGCGCAGACCTTTGCGGCCGAGGGCTACCGGGTCGGCGTGCTGGACCTCGATCCCGCCACCACCGCCGCCGCCGCCCAGGCACTGCCGGACGCCGTGGCGCTGGTCGCGGATGTCACCGACGAGGGCGCGGTTCAGGCCGCCTTCGACGCCTTTGGCACCCCCGATGTGCTGGTCAACAACGCCGGCATCCTGTCGCTCGGCGCGCTGATAGACCAGAGCCCGGCGCAGTTCCGCAAGGTGCTCGAGGTTCACGTCATGGGCACCTTCACCTGCGCCCGCATCGCCGCGCGCGCGTTGCGCGATGCCGGCAGGGGCGGGGCCATCGTCAACATGACCTCGATCAACGCGGTGACGCCTGGGCCGGGCTCGGGCGCGTATCCGGCGGCCAAGGCGGCGATCGCCAAGCTGACGGAACACATGGCGGTGGAATGGGGCCCGCTGGGTATCCGGGTCAACTGCGTCGCGCCCGGTTTCATCGACGGCGGCATGTCGGCGCCCTTTTACGCCGACCCGCGGGTGCGGGCGGTGCGGGGCGGGGCGGTGCCCTTTGGCGGACTGGGTCTTGTCGCGGATATCGCCGAGGCAGTGTGGTATCTGGCCAGCGACCGGGCGCGCTATGTGAACGGTCACCAACTGGTCGTTGACGGCGGCGTCACCCACAGCCTCTTGCGCGCCTTGCCGAGGGAATGA